ACAACGGCATCAAGTTCTTCGCGCGCGGCGGCCACAAGCTCGCCGACGAGCTGGAGGACAAGATCGAGGCCGTGTACGAGGAGCACCGCACCGGCGCCCCCTGGGAGCGCCCGACCGGTGCCGGCGTCGGCCGCGTCCGTGACTACGACGAGGGCTTCGAGACGTACGTCTCCCACCTGCTCTCCGTCCTCCCCAACCGGCTCGACGGGCTGAAGATCGTCCTCGACGAGGCCCACGGCGCCGCCGCCCGCGTCTCGCCCGAGGCCTTCTCCCGGGCCGGTGCCCAGGTCGTCACCATCGGCGCCGAGCCGGACGGCCTCAACATCAACGACGGCTGCGGCTCCACCCACCTGGGGCTGCTCAAGGCCGCCGTCGTCGAGCACGGCGCCGACCTGGGCATCGCCCACGACGGCGACGCCGACCGCTGCCTCGCCGTGGACGCCTCCGGCAACGAGGTCGACGGCGACCAGATCCTCGCGGTGCTCGCCCTCGCCATGCGCGAGGCCGGCACCCTGCGCGGCGACACCGTCGTCGCGACCGTCATGTCCAACCTGGGCTTCAAGCTCGCCATGGAGCGCGAGGGCCTGAACCTCGTCCAGACCGCGGTCGGCGACCGCTACGTCCTGGAGTCCATGAAGGAGAGCGGCTACGCCCTCGGCGGCGAGCAGTCGGGTCACGTCATCGTGCTCGACCACGCCACCACCGGCGACGGCACCCTCACCGGCCTGATGCTGGCCGCCCGCGTCGCCGCCACCGGCAAGTCGCTCGCGGACCTCGCCGGCGTCATGGAGCGGCTGCCGCAGATCCTCATCAACGTCAAGGACGTCGACAAGTCCCGGGTCACCACCTCCGGTGAGCTCGCCGCCGCCGTCACCGACGCCGAGCGCGAGCTCGGCTCCACCGGCCGCGTCCTGCTCCGCCCCTCCGGCACCGAGCCGCTGGTCCGCGTCATGGTCGAGGCCGCCGACATCGAGCAGGCCCGCGCGGTCGCGCAGCGCCTGGCGGATGTCGTGAAGTCCGCGCTGGGCTAGGCTTTCTGAGGCATCGTCATGCAGGGAGGGCCCCCGCCGAAGTCTTCGGCGGGGGCCCTTTTCAGGTCGACGCGCGACGCCAGCTGCCGCGCTTGGTGCGCCACAGCATCTTCTGCGCGTACAGGGTGAGCGTCCCGGACAGCATGATGGCGAACAGGTTGAGCGTCAGCTGCGCGATCGAGCCCCACATCTGGCTCAGGTCGCCGTAGCTGAGCGCCACCGCCGCGTTCGCGGCCGCCGGGACCGTCGTCACCGAGATCGCCACGCCCACCAGGGCCCCGGACTTGGCGGAGGTCAGGGACAGGGTGCCGGCGATGCCCGCGAGCAGCGCCACGACGAAGGAGAACGGGTCCGGCTGCCAGATGAAGTTGGTGTTGGGACGGTCCGCGTCCAGCTGCGCCTTGCTGAACAGGCCGAGCGCGTCCATCCCCAGGCTGAACACCGTCGTCGCCACCATCGCCGCCGTGAAGCCGATGAACAGCGCCATCAGCGAGCGCGCCGCCAGCCTCGGGTGGCGCTGCACGATCGCCGTACAGACACCGGCCAGCGGGCCGAACTCCGGGCCGACCGCCATCGCGCCCACGATCAGGATCGCGTTGTCCAGGACGACACCGCAGGCCGCGATCATCGTCGCCAGGATCATGAACGCGCTGTATGTGATCGAGAGCGTCGACTCCTCGTGCGTCGCGCCCGCCAGCTGCTCCCAGATCACCGCGTCCGCGGGCTCGCCCGGGGCCTCCTCCTCGGCCGCGTCCGCGCGCGTGGAGAGCGAGAGGTCGATGTTCTCGACGGCGATCGAACCGTCCTGATCGATCCTCAGCCCGCGCAGCCCCTGCAGCAGTTCGTCCCCCGCCTCGCGGGCGACGTCGCACATGACGAGGTCGCCGGAGGGGTCCCGGGCCGCGCCGGGCAGCACCACCAGATGGGTGGTGCCGACGGTCGACTCGATCAGGCGGACCGCTTCGAGCGTCCGGTCGGGCGGGACGATCATCCGGAGATGCAGCATGAGGAGAGCGTACGGAGGTCAGAGCTTCCGCAGGCTCAGGCGCTGCACCTTGTGGTCGGGGCCCTTGCGGACGACGAGGGTGGCCCGGCCGCGGGTCGGGGCCACGTTCTCCAGGAGGTTCACCTTGTTGATGGTGCGCCACATCGTGCGGGCGTAGTCGAAGGCCTCGTCCTCGGAGACCTGGGTCCAGCGCCGGAAGTACGAGGACGGGTCCTGGAAGGCGGTGTCCCGCAGCTTGCGGAAGCGGTTGAGGTACCAGCGCTCGATGTCCTCGGGGCGGGCGTCCACGTACACCGAGAAGTCGAAGTAGTCGGCGAGACCGACGCGGGTCCGGCCGTCCTTGCCGGGGAGGGCGGGCTGGAGGACGTTCAGACCCTCCACGATGAGGATGTCCGGGCGGCGCACGACGAGGCGCTCGCCGGGCACGCGGTCGTAGATCAGGTGCGAGTAGACCGGGGCCGTGACCTCGTCCTTGCCCGCCTTGACGTCCGCGACGAAACGGGTGAGGGCCCGGCGGTCGTACGACTCGGGGAAACCCTTGCGGGACATCAGGCCGCGCGCCTTCAGCTCCTCCATCGGGTAGAGGAAGGCGTCGGTGGTCACCAGCTCGACGCGGGGGTGCTCGGGCCAGCGGGCGAGGAGGGCCTGCAGCAGACGGGAGACGGTCGACTTGCCGACCGCCACGGAGCCGGCGACGCCTATGACGAAGGGGGTGCCGCGCTGCTCGGCGTTCTCGCCGAGGAAGGTGTTCAGGGCGCCGCGGAGACCGCTGGTGGCCTGCACGTACAGGTTGAGCAGCCGGGAGAGCGGGAGGTAGATGTCCCGGACCTCGTCGAGGTCGATGACGTCCCCGAGCCCGCGGAGCCGCTCGACCTCGTCGGCGGTCAGCGGGAGCGGCGTCTTGTCGCGCAGCGCGCTCCACTCGGCCCGGGTGAGGTCGACGTACGGGGTCGCCTCGGAGGGCCGACGCTGTCCGGCCCCATGACGGGAACTACCGGAAGCACCGGCCTTGCCGGCCCCGGCACCGTCGCCGGGATCTCCATCGGGGCTTCGTGGCGGCGAAGTGATCACCCGGCCATTGTCCCGGGTCGGCGGGCTCCTTGGGCCGTGGGGTCGGTCACGCGCCGCCGCGGTTGACGCGGCCCGCGTCGACTCCGGTCGGGGTCCGGCCGGTGGGGCGGGTTCCGCCGTAGTCTGCCGTCATGTGCGGAATCGTGGGATACGTCGGCGGGCAGTCGGCGCTTGATGTGGTGGTCGCGGGCCTCAAGCGGCTCGAATACCGGGGCTACGACTCGGCCGGTGTCGCGGTGCTCGCCGACGGCGGGCTCGCCGCGGCCAAGAAGGCGGGCAAGCTCGTCAATCTGGAGAAGGAACTCGTCGACCGCCCGCTGCCCGGCGGCTCCGTCGGCATCGGACACACCCGCTGGGCCACCCACGGCGGGCCCACCGACGCCAACGCCCACCCCCACCTGGACAACGCCGGGCGGGTCGCCGTCGTCCACAACGGCATCATCGAGAACTTCGCCTGCCTGCGGGAGGAGCTCGCCGAGCGCGGCCACACGCTGCTCTCCGAGACCGACACCGAGGTCGTGGCCCACCTCCTCGCCGAGGAGTTCTCCTCCGCCGGGGACCTCGCCGAGGCCATGCGGCTCGTCTGCCGCCGGCTCGACGGGGCCTTCACCCTCGTCGCCGTCCACGCCGACCAGCCCGGCGTCGTCGTCGGCGCCCGCCGGAACTCGCCGCTCGTCGTCGGCGTGGGGGAGGGGGAGAACTTCCTCGCCTCCGACGTCTCCGCGTTCATCGCCCACACCCGGTCCGCGATCGAACTGGGCCAGGACCAGGTCGTCGAGCTCACCCGGGACGGCGTCACCGTCACCGACTTCGACGGGGTGCCCGCCGACGTACGGGCCTACCACGTCGACTGGGACGCCTCCGCCGCCGAGAAGGGCGGCTACGACTACTTCATGCTCAAGGAGATCGCCGAGCAGCCCAAGGCCGTCGCCGACACCCTCCTCGGGCGGATCGACGGGGCCGGCCGGCTCACCCTCGACGAGGTCCGCATCCCCGACGCCGTGCTCCGCGAGGCCGACAAGGTCGTCATCATCGCGTGCGGCACCGCCTTCCACGCCGGGCTCATCGCCAAGTACGCCATCGAGCACTGGACCCGGATCCCCTGCGAGGTCGAGCTCGCCAGCGAGTTCCGCTACCGCGACCCGATCCTCGACCGGCGCACCCTGGTCATCGCGATCTCCCAGTCCGGCGAGACCATGGACACCCTGATGGCCCTGCGGCACGCGCGGGAGCAGGGCGCGAAGGTGCTGGCCGTGTGCAACACGAACGGCTCGACGATCCCGAGGGAGTCGGATGCGGTTCTCTACACGCACGCCGGGCCCGAGGTCGCCGTCGCCTCCACCAAGGCCTTCCTCACGCAGCTGGTGGCCTGCTACCTGCTCGCGCTCTACCTCGGCCAGGTCCGCGGCACCAAGTGGGGCGACGAGATCCACTCCGTCGTCCGTGACCTCGCCCGGATCGGCGACGACGTCGAGCGCGTCCTGGAGACCATGGAGCCGGTACGGGCCCTGGCCCGGTCCCTCGCCGACAAGAACACCGTGCTCTTCCTGGGGCGTCACGTCGGCTACCCCGTGGCCCTGGAGGGCGCGCTGAAGCTCAAGGAGCTCGCGTACATGCACGCCGAGGGCTTCGCGGCCGGCGAGCTCAAGCACGGGCCGATCGCGCTCATCGAGGAGGACCTGCCGGTGGTCGTGGTCGTGCCCTCGCCGCGGGGACGGTCCGTCCTCCACGACAAGATCGTCTCCAACATCCAGGAGATCCGCGCGCGGGGCGCCCGGACCATCGTCATCGCCGAGGAGGGCGACGAGGCCGTCGTCCCGTACGCCGACCACCTCGTCCGCATCCCCGCCACGCCTACGCTGCTCCAGCCGCTGGTCGCCACGGTGCCGCTCCAGGTCTTCGCCTGCGAGCTCGCCACCGCGCGGGGCAACGAGGTCGACCAGCCGCGCAACCTGGCCAAGTCCGTGACCGTGGAGTGAGTGGGAAATGATCATTGGGGTGGGGATCGACGTGGCGGAGATCGACCGCTTCGCCGCGTCGATCGAACGCACACCGGGGCTGCTGCAGCGCCTCTTCGTCGAGCGGGAACTGCTGCTTGCGAGCGGCGAGCGGCGCGGCGTCGCCTCGCTCGCCGTGCGGTTCGCCGCGAAGGAGGCGGTGGCGAAGGCGCTCGGCGCGCCGGGCGGGCTGCACTGGACCGACGCGGAGGTGTACGTCGAGGACAGCGGGCAGCCGCGGCTCCGGGTCCGGGGGACGGTGGCGGCGCGTGCGGCGGAACTGGGAGTTCGCCACTGGCACGTCTCGCTCAGCCATGACGCGGGGGTGGCGTCGGCGGTG
This is a stretch of genomic DNA from Streptomyces sp. R44. It encodes these proteins:
- a CDS encoding DUF389 domain-containing protein, with protein sequence MLHLRMIVPPDRTLEAVRLIESTVGTTHLVVLPGAARDPSGDLVMCDVAREAGDELLQGLRGLRIDQDGSIAVENIDLSLSTRADAAEEEAPGEPADAVIWEQLAGATHEESTLSITYSAFMILATMIAACGVVLDNAILIVGAMAVGPEFGPLAGVCTAIVQRHPRLAARSLMALFIGFTAAMVATTVFSLGMDALGLFSKAQLDADRPNTNFIWQPDPFSFVVALLAGIAGTLSLTSAKSGALVGVAISVTTVPAAANAAVALSYGDLSQMWGSIAQLTLNLFAIMLSGTLTLYAQKMLWRTKRGSWRRAST
- the glmM gene encoding phosphoglucosamine mutase, which gives rise to MGRLFGTDGVRGVANADLTAELALGLSVAAAHVLAEAGTFEGHRPTAVVGRDPRASGEFLEAAVVAGLASAGVDVLRVGVLPTPAVAHLTGVLGADLGVMLSASHNAMPDNGIKFFARGGHKLADELEDKIEAVYEEHRTGAPWERPTGAGVGRVRDYDEGFETYVSHLLSVLPNRLDGLKIVLDEAHGAAARVSPEAFSRAGAQVVTIGAEPDGLNINDGCGSTHLGLLKAAVVEHGADLGIAHDGDADRCLAVDASGNEVDGDQILAVLALAMREAGTLRGDTVVATVMSNLGFKLAMEREGLNLVQTAVGDRYVLESMKESGYALGGEQSGHVIVLDHATTGDGTLTGLMLAARVAATGKSLADLAGVMERLPQILINVKDVDKSRVTTSGELAAAVTDAERELGSTGRVLLRPSGTEPLVRVMVEAADIEQARAVAQRLADVVKSALG
- the glmS gene encoding glutamine--fructose-6-phosphate transaminase (isomerizing); amino-acid sequence: MCGIVGYVGGQSALDVVVAGLKRLEYRGYDSAGVAVLADGGLAAAKKAGKLVNLEKELVDRPLPGGSVGIGHTRWATHGGPTDANAHPHLDNAGRVAVVHNGIIENFACLREELAERGHTLLSETDTEVVAHLLAEEFSSAGDLAEAMRLVCRRLDGAFTLVAVHADQPGVVVGARRNSPLVVGVGEGENFLASDVSAFIAHTRSAIELGQDQVVELTRDGVTVTDFDGVPADVRAYHVDWDASAAEKGGYDYFMLKEIAEQPKAVADTLLGRIDGAGRLTLDEVRIPDAVLREADKVVIIACGTAFHAGLIAKYAIEHWTRIPCEVELASEFRYRDPILDRRTLVIAISQSGETMDTLMALRHAREQGAKVLAVCNTNGSTIPRESDAVLYTHAGPEVAVASTKAFLTQLVACYLLALYLGQVRGTKWGDEIHSVVRDLARIGDDVERVLETMEPVRALARSLADKNTVLFLGRHVGYPVALEGALKLKELAYMHAEGFAAGELKHGPIALIEEDLPVVVVVPSPRGRSVLHDKIVSNIQEIRARGARTIVIAEEGDEAVVPYADHLVRIPATPTLLQPLVATVPLQVFACELATARGNEVDQPRNLAKSVTVE
- a CDS encoding holo-ACP synthase, with the translated sequence MIIGVGIDVAEIDRFAASIERTPGLLQRLFVERELLLASGERRGVASLAVRFAAKEAVAKALGAPGGLHWTDAEVYVEDSGQPRLRVRGTVAARAAELGVRHWHVSLSHDAGVASAVVIAEG
- the coaA gene encoding type I pantothenate kinase is translated as MITSPPRSPDGDPGDGAGAGKAGASGSSRHGAGQRRPSEATPYVDLTRAEWSALRDKTPLPLTADEVERLRGLGDVIDLDEVRDIYLPLSRLLNLYVQATSGLRGALNTFLGENAEQRGTPFVIGVAGSVAVGKSTVSRLLQALLARWPEHPRVELVTTDAFLYPMEELKARGLMSRKGFPESYDRRALTRFVADVKAGKDEVTAPVYSHLIYDRVPGERLVVRRPDILIVEGLNVLQPALPGKDGRTRVGLADYFDFSVYVDARPEDIERWYLNRFRKLRDTAFQDPSSYFRRWTQVSEDEAFDYARTMWRTINKVNLLENVAPTRGRATLVVRKGPDHKVQRLSLRKL